The DNA region TCATGTCCCTGTGCcagagtgtgtgtaagtgtgtgtttaaacGTCCTTTATGGTGacagggttgtgtgtgtgagtccccgaagagaggaggaaggtagAGGTGGTGTGTTCAAGTGGACAATCATTCTGTAGTTTTTTCcagtgttaaaaataaaagctctcTTTCTCATCGTCCCTTGAACCTGTCGCTCTTTTTAAAGCATCGGTGTGTGTTGAAATTCCATCGTGCCTCTGCTCGACTGTCCTCCATCTCCCACAGTTAAGACTGGAACCGGTTGGTCTTGTTGTCACGGATACCGTACCCAAACAAGCTACACAGTTCATCTGTATCTCTTCATCGGCTTTTTTGTACATTGTTGAAGTGCTTACTTGCTGCATTTTTAGGCTGGTTTGTAAACAGTGTCTTAATTTATCAGATTTTATAAAACTGATATCTTTGGTCAGTGTGACAGGAATTGTCAAGCACAGTTGGAAATTGACCTGAGCATCTTTCTCAAAGAAGATTTTGATGATTTTAGAGTAAAGCTACTAAGATAGCAggatcccccccaccccccaaaaatatCAATGAtggtcccctcctctcctgatccACAGGTTCATTGTCACCATCttggtttatttttctgttcaaaacaaagaaatgtaATAATCGTTGTTTGGTAACTGTTTTTAGTGCTATGTTTTTGAAGCTTTACAAGTATTTTCTAACATGTTACAATAAAAGATtgtagtgtaaaaaaaaatcacatttataaaatatatatatatatatagatatatgaGAAATGTATGTTCTAATGCAATAAAGAGATTAATAATTATGAATTTGGCTAAATGTAATATTTCTTTGCCTGTCGAGTATTCATCATACGGATATACTAATTGTCCCTCGCGGTCCTCCGTAGTGTTGACATTTTTAACGTCACTTAAGTGTCTGagaattttatttttgtaaacaaCTGGCACAAAATAACCGTCAATATGACATCGTGGCGTGCAGACGTCTTGTCGGTCCCGATTAAGCACAAAGAGTTGGTACATTTTTAGAGAGTCCGGAGGAGCTTCGTCATTGTTCCGTCCCACCGTGACAAACAGCTGAGCTAACGTTAGCCAGCAACGACAAAAGGGCCAAAATAGACTATGTGAAGAGAAACCATGGAAGGAATTCTGTACAAGTGGACGAATTACATGACGGGTGAGTTTTTATGGCATGTTTGATCTTACAATCTCTCAAATGAGAAAGGTTGTTGGTAAGCAGTGATGGTAGCCAAACACTGGTAATTAGCTGGACTGTGGAAGCTAACGGGCTACGTTCATAACGATACATGACATCTGCCTAATCTGGCATATAACTGCTGATTTAATTAATCAGCGACAACAATGTCACCATGTCAAACCTGATTACCTAGCATGTACATAAACCTACTCTTTGAGCGCGTTCAAATGCACCATTCATCTTGTTTGCATTACATTCTGTAGATTTTGTCTTGGTCTGCAGACGCCTTAAATTTATTGTGAAATATTTGTCTTCCAGTTCTGCCTTTTTTCTGCCTTATCGCCAATAAGGTTCACCTTTTTCATCGTGTAGATGAACCTTATTGGCGATAACATGCTGTCACTGATCACAACAAAGCAAGATCATTTTAAGTTTCTCTTAAATTCGCTGCAGCTTCTTTTGGGGAAATTAACTTGTCTTGTGCTTCATTCCTCAGGGTGGCAGCCACGCTGGTTTGTGTTAGAGAATGGGGTTATTTCCTACTATGACAGCGAGGACGATGTCGGTAAAGGAAGCAAAGGCTCCATCAAGATGTCAGTGTGCGACATTAAAGGTGGGCTTTCGTTCAGCCGATGACCTCACGATTCCTCCTTTACTTTTTAGCATTAACGTGGTATTTATGTTTCAGTTCACCCAACAGATCCAACCCGTCTGGAGTTGATCATCCCCGGCGAGCAGCATTTTTACGTCCGAGCTGTGAACGCTGCAGAGAGACAGCGGTGGCTGGTGGCATTAGGTTCTTCCAAAGCTGGAACGCTGGACGGCCACAAACATAAAGGTACACCGTAGGTGCATTATTGACTTGAAATGAAACACTTAGTTGCACACTAGGTTGAGGGTTTTTCCAGTTTGTGTCCATTTTCTGGGCCACTGTTGTAATCCTACGACTGGCCCACGGGCCCGAGATGTTGGTGGAATAGCACAGAAAGACTAGGTGGTGTTTTCAAGTCAATCTATCCCGACTGACAttgaagaaaaaacagaaacgacagctttgacctttgaaacACCCAAAGTGATTCTGCATCTCTCTGCAGGTCCTGACGGTCTGAAGACAAAGATGTCTGAACTCCGTCTGTACTGCGACCTCCTAGTCCAGCAGGTCCAAACCATCCAAACACAGTACACTGCTGACACGGAAGCCCCTCCCACCGTCGAGGTAGCGCATCTCCTCTTTAGCCCAAACAAGGTTACATCTGCATCCTTAAAAGATTTTCGGCAACATCTGTGCTCATCTGCTCTGCAGGCGTCCCTCCTCAGTGCCACCTGTTCAACTTTCATCAGGACTTTGGAGGAGTGCATGACCCTCGCCAACCagagtttgacctctgacctcagaccTACTGAAAGGGTAACTACGCCTCTTTTATCAGGAAGTTCAATTCTGCAGCCATGATCTTTgagtttattaaaataaaatcatctgcgatcaaaagcagtaaaaataaCAGATGGGAGGCGAGtttaataaaaatgtctttgGCCTGTTATTGTTTGCTCAGATGAAGAGGTCAATCAGTCACCCTGGAACTTACAGTTTCGACAGgtatgtttttaaaaggaacacaaggatttctttttttatcttcatgtaaaaaaaacttttataaTCCACATAAAAAATAATCCAAGCATTTCTTTTAGAGAAAAAACCTATTAAAGTCAAAATTAGTCATGTACTCTTGTTTCAAATTAGAGTAGATATCAATGTTTAAAGGGTATTTTATTTGAATACCGGTTTTTCATACATTAACAAGTTTGACCACAAGGGGGCATCATTGAAACACTTCTAACACGACactgaatttatttattttcatctggattaaaggaaataaaaatggaatttcTTTCTGTTGGCAGAAATTAATAAGCAGCTTCAGATCACAACTGAACTTAAAAAGaccaatttaatttaatttaacatGACCTGTTGAATGATAGCCACATTTTTCCACTTATCTAACGTATTGAATTCAGGACTATCATTTTTTTCAGGTCTGGTGTGCTGAAGGAGTATTTGagtgcaggtcaaaggtcagctcagCGGCGGAACCGGACCTGTTCCGACAGCTTTGTTTATGACGCTGAATGTAGGCGAACCTTTACATTTCATGTATACGTCGCCTGCGTTCCTTCTTCCTTGTTCACGCTTGTttcatgcgtgtgtgttttccaggtgCCAGTCCAGGTTTCAGCGGCGACCCTGCCATCATCCCTGAAGAGAGGGGGCTCAGCGTGAGCCCGAAGACCACTCCTACTGACACAGACACCGACCTGTCCATCTGAGGATCTGCCCAGGGTGAAACCGGTCAGAACCACCGGCAGGAACCCGAGGAGCAACGCTTTCCCTCCTCGCTGGATGTTGTGTCAGCTGATCGAATGAACTGTTCTCCCAGGAGGGACGGACACAGAGCATCCGTGGAGCTCTGGGGAGCATGAAGCGGAAACTGCTGCACACGTGTTGAGCAAAAGAGCCGCGTTATTTAACCTCCTCTGCCTTATGAAGAACCTGCctgatgttttccttccttaCCTGTCGAGCAGCTTCTACCGTCCTCTTGAGGGCCAGAATAGTTACGCTGTCCTGCTAAAAAAGCAAAAGTTTAGACGGCGTCCTGTCCCTCCTGCCACATTTCTGTTTCCAAGGTTTTTGGTGGGTTGACAACAGCCTGCACTCAGTTTGCAGGTTCCTCAAGCTTCTCCTCACTACACCTTCATGTATCAAAAGCCAAAGTTGCACACTCCTGCACATCCTCACTCCCCCATTTCAGCCTGTTGTGCTTCAGAGCAGAGTAATGTAGGACCAAAGACTCCATCCGCAGACCTGAATGTGCTTCTGCGTCGCAGTGTTTGTATTTCTCTTGTCTTGGGGGGGATTCGTTGTGGCTCCCAGGTGTAGCTACCACAGATCCTGCTCAGTCAGACGGGTTCAGGCAGAGATTTCAGCTTAAAACTAAAAGCTGGCCGCTACTGTTGGCCGATACGTTGCTCAGAACAGTTCTGTCAGTTCAAGAGTTTGTTTCAGCCGAGCTCATGACAATCCTGACGCGATGCCTGACGTCCAACCTGTGAAGTATTTTCCACGGATTTCGTCACTCCCGACCCGTTTGTGGAAGCAGCTGCCTTCCCATCAACTTTCGAATGCTGATGGATTATTTTTACCCGCTGACCTTTCGTGTCTTTTTGTTTGTGGCCATATTTATCTGtatgtgcgtgtgcacgtcgACACGCGCACATCTGTGTTAACGTACAGTATGTTTTCACGTGCATCACTGCTGCTGCATGTGATTTCTCCTCTGTATTTTTAGATCTTTGTACTGTACAGCTTATAAGAATACCTGAAGAAATAAATATGCAACAGCTTGCTGCTGGAATACCTGCACGCGTCATTTCAATCATTTAATAGGTAATGAGGACACATTACTGGAGTCATCGCTGTATTTGCTCGGGGCGTGTGTGAGCGGTGAGATCCGGCAAATGTTGACGTAAGGAATATTTGAGGACAATCAGCTCATAGCCTGGTGACCAGACTATCCCGGACACAGTATGGGTACGTACGTTTGCACTATTCTTATGAATATCAGGTGTTTAGTGGGTTTTTTAGTGTTCAGGTGTTTTGGTAATTCCATCATACGCCTTTCTTGAGAAAACTATTGAGCTAAGCCAGATGTGATTTGGAAATCAGCAACAATGCCCTGTATAAAATGCTGTATGATTAAACGTCACTTTTGACAACGTGGGATCTTTACCTGTAAAAGTTGAGGTGTTTTCCTAAAGTGTGCAAAGTACAGATGGAAATCCATCATTGAGAGAGGGATTACTGTGAATACTGTCTTCAAGGGAGGGGGTTTCAACAACCAGAGTAACTTCCTGGGAAACTGTGATGTAGTGACAGATTTCCAGAGTAAAAGCACCTCCGCTGTTTTCTGCCCCACCAGACCTGCAACCAGCTGAGAGGATCAGTGAGGATGAAGGCCAACATCCAGAAATACTCGGGGTACTGCATCTATATGCTTCCTCGTCCAATCTCATCGCAGCTCAATTTGTTTTAAAATCCATTATGACTTAATTATTCTGGCCAACAGGACGGCGTGGACCCGAACGCAGACGGCGGGAATGTCGACAGTCCAAGCCACACGCAGGTAGCATTTCCATACTGAGTCAAATAAAAGTAAAGAGATGATGTGCTCTGATTTAATTGGGTTATGAAAGAACCgactgtttcttcctctccctccagtCCAGCCCACCCCCCGGATTACCTAATCTGTCCCGCTGTGCTGCCTGCTACAATCACAAAAAGAACTTCTTGTACGGAGGCGACGGTGAGTCCAGCTCTTCCGCCGGAGATTCTGGACCAGAGGTGGACTGGGATTCAGAGCCGGAgtccctctccagcagcagcagcagcagcagcagcagcagctctgttgaGGAGGACGAGCAGCAGAAGCGCTCTTCTCCTGCTGCGTCTGAAGGTGGAGGGAAAGACGAGGAACgagaggacgggggacaggtcGCTGAAGGAACGCTGCAGACCGAATCTCAGGATGCCCCCGCCTCCTCCATTCTGCAGTCGAGGCCCACACCACGTCCGCATACTGTGGTCTCCACCCTCCACCTGCGGGTGTTACCTCAGGAACACGCCGGGGACGCCGTCTGTATCATCCAACTGCACgaggagaaaacagaggaacgCGATGGAGAACAAGGAATCTACCATCTGCCTCCACAGACGGGCTGGTCACACGCTccgtcacagcagcaccagctgtcaTACCCCCAACAACAGCATCTCCAAGCATACCAGATGTTTCCCCAGCACCTCCCCCCCTTCCTAgctcagggtcaaaggtcaccactGACTCTCCACAGCCCTCCCGTGCGGCACCGGCCAGCGCAGCACGTTTGGCCTCAGCCTCCATATGCAGCTCAGACACATCTGGGCCCGCAGGTTCCACAGCAGTGCTGGTGCTGCTACAACAGGGTCTTGCCTCCTTTTGGGTACCAGAACCAAAACAGTAACGGTTAGTAACAGTTCAGCAGCGTTGCGGTGGCGAACACAGCTTTTAAACAGGGGGAACACGCCAGGATGTCCGTGTTGTGTTGAGTTTACTCCTTTAAGCCCCCAGCGAGCAGCGCTCAGAACACATCTTCTAGAAAGAGAACGTAAataatcatccatcatcattaAAACTGGAGGAAAAACACTTTCTCTCAACCTCAACCGTTCCCCACAAATGGGAGGTAAAAAGGGCTTCTTGAAGAACCCAGAGTGGTGGAGCACACTTGCACCGTCAGCCTGATTTGAGCTGCGATGGAAACACGAACTCAGATcacttgatttttcttttttttttaaacccagaTAAATAAATTTCTGGAAAGTTTGGTAGGAAATGGTCTATTCCTGTTCTTGGATTTAACTTTTGattacaaacaaaaacatttggGGTTTTAAAGAGGTACATCTACACTCTGTGCCAGTGTTGTAGCAccatctccatagcaacaaggAATAAAGGCTCAAGTGTCAGTAAAGAGGGGATGGACATTTAGGTTACTGCATCATTTCTTAGCCActaatttccatttttttcctgtaaCCCTTTACAGCTCCATGGAAGAATGTTTTTCCGTGATAAAAGATGTAAGCGGTAATTCTTTGGCCTTGAACAAGACGCGGCAGCTCAAGCCTTCCCTTCAAATTTCAGGGCTTACAAGGTTCCCTGTCCTCCACCAGGTCAACCTGTTGAGATGATGGTTGTGGTATTCTGCCCTGTTACAAAAGGCTCCGCCCAACGTGGGGCTCGAACCCACgaccctgagattaagagtctcatgctctaccgactgCGCCAAAGCTGGGGAACAATAGTCTGTATAAGATggggaagaaggggaaaaaagggggaagaagagaaggaaagacagaagttcGAATCCCACCCGacccaaaaatgatagaattatttttgtaggaatggtttgtaaaacttttaatttataacaaagagaatatgtatgtacaattgtgatcaaaatgacattcacatttaagcatttataaagctgaaattgtcaaagaaacaaatgaaaccttgatacaactatgaaataagatgtaaaacttgcagtggaactcaaagggcagaacagcccacagggataagcatattaaaagtaacaatattgcattactgtctcatctgcttcagccacTGTTCCTTGGTGAGAACCTCAGTCTTTGGACagtatatttttcctttgtaCTGAAGAGGGTGGCTGATGGTCCACTGGAGGCAACTGCAGGATCAGTTCGGCGCACCCTTGGTTTTGCCTGTCCAGCTGTATTTGCTGGCATATTGTATGTGTGCAGCTGGTAACTGGGGGCTGCTGTTGGtactgtggcagagagatgggttttgtttttgcaaagggCAATGGGTCAGCTGGCCGTTGCACACCTTGCAAAAGAACAGACGCCTCCCGACCCTTCAGCCGTTGGTTATACCACTGCATGAGGGTGGTCTGGTTCACTACAACACGTTGAAGGGTTGTCTGCTGCATTAGTGTCCCAttgcacagaaccagctgccggaTCTTTTTGTAGTCCTGTAAAATTAGAGACCATCGAGATCGCTGTGTTGTCCTCTTTCTTTGGGGCTCGTGTGAATGTTGCAGCCTCACGAAGATGGTCTCAATCAGGCGACAGCAGTTTGGCCACTGAGCTGGTGAACACACCGTTTTGTGCTTTCTACCCCAGGAGTGAGCACAGCCTTCTTTTTAGGAGACCTGAAGCGTCCAGTTAGCAACCGGTCCTGATGTCTTGCAGCATACacaatcctgtctttgtcaaatttgcCAAGACTCTGCCACAAACCCAGAATGGTGCTAACTTGTTGATTGTTCAGGGTCAatcctgtctgctctcgtagctcCACCAAGTATTCAGCCAGTTCATCTACACGGTCCGTTCCAGGAATGCTGCGGTTGTCtccagcctggaaaataaaaactgatatttagcttctgtggcatcacaatttccttgtcactacttaaat from Takifugu rubripes chromosome 4, fTakRub1.2, whole genome shotgun sequence includes:
- the plekha3 gene encoding pleckstrin homology domain-containing family A member 3 — its product is MEGILYKWTNYMTGWQPRWFVLENGVISYYDSEDDVGKGSKGSIKMSVCDIKVHPTDPTRLELIIPGEQHFYVRAVNAAERQRWLVALGSSKAGTLDGHKHKGPDGLKTKMSELRLYCDLLVQQVQTIQTQYTADTEAPPTVEASLLSATCSTFIRTLEECMTLANQSLTSDLRPTERMKRSISHPGTYSFDRSGVLKEYLSAGQRSAQRRNRTCSDSFVYDAECASPGFSGDPAIIPEERGLSVSPKTTPTDTDTDLSI
- the LOC105416349 gene encoding uncharacterized protein — translated: MDLQPAERISEDEGQHPEILGDGVDPNADGGNVDSPSHTQSSPPPGLPNLSRCAACYNHKKNFLYGGDGESSSSAGDSGPEVDWDSEPESLSSSSSSSSSSSSVEEDEQQKRSSPAASEGGGKDEEREDGGQVAEGTLQTESQDAPASSILQSRPTPRPHTVVSTLHLRVLPQEHAGDAVCIIQLHEEKTEERDGEQGIYHLPPQTGWSHAPSQQHQLSYPQQQHLQAYQMFPQHLPPFLAQGQRSPLTLHSPPVRHRPAQHVWPQPPYAAQTHLGPQVPQQCWCCYNRVLPPFGYQNQNSNG